The genomic region ATCCTACAATTAACTCTTAACATCACATTATTATAATATGTACCCTAAAACCAAGGAAAATGATAACTAGGCTAAGCATAGTGATAGTGTTGAGCCAATccaatcatttaatttaaaagaaaactatgaTATCCCTAAACGCCTACCAGATATAATGGGTTAAACCTCTTCATATATTAAGATGCCAGAAAGAAACAGTCTTAGAACAAAGAACATAGTCTTATAACACAAAAAGAACTCACTGTCTTCCTAACCAAAACACATTTACACTAAAGTTGCCAATTCTGAGTATGacttgaaaataaaatcaagaGAGTAGACAGCTATTTGAGAATTTAGCCACTGACACATGGCATTAAGcttgaaaatgaaacaaatattTAACATACCACAATCACGAAGGCCCCCATGTCAACACTAGGAGTATAAGTAGCCAAATTCTTTCCACGAATATAAATGGCAATTGTAGATGCCAATCTGCCAAGAATTTTATCAGTTGCATCAACAACATACCAAGGCTTCTCTGTGTTTACATGGTCTGCAGCTTTAGGATACCAAGTCTTATTCCAAATGTCCTACAAAAAAACCCCCAAAAAAATCCATCTAAACATAAATTCAAGATTGAACAGCTTCCATTAAAGCAAAAGAAAGGGAATTACAGGGCCATTGAGCTCAAACTCCTCAAACATCCAACGCTGATCGACGGGTACGTGAGGGACAACTTTTTTATCAGTCTTCTCGGACAGAACTGTAAAATTGCGGCTGCAACTGGCAGAAAATGAAGTCCGAACAGATGGTTTTGATTTTAACAAGGATGACCCAGCAATAAAAGTAGTGTAGGGTCTCTGTGTGGTGGAAGCAgtagaagaggaagaagaagatgatgagaGTGTGATAGAAGAGGGTGCACACAGAAATGCCATTTCTCTCTCAGTTTGGCTTTAGCTGAGACTGGTCTCTCTACTCTCTGCTCCCCTCTTTCAGTATAAACCagataagatttttttttttttttaaattatttttcattttattttggaacAAACAAATGGTCAGTTGATGGTTAGGGCTCATACATAACCGAACCAGCTGTGCAAATCACTCCCAGCCCAATTTGGCCCGGTCCACAAAACCCAATATTAAATCTATTccattttcaaataaattattaaaaatataaaaaatatctttatacgatgagttttatttcttttaataaatacatttcatcaatttaatttatgcggttttcttttttctaagaCTGAAAAAAAATCGAGGTGAGCTAAGCCGAACTTTGATATATTTAGACTtgattcatttattaaattatttatttaaataatctaaaatctagatttaaaaattccttatttattaaaagagtCCATCCCAACTAAATATTATCATACTCATTTAATATTCATAAGCCAAAGtcactatatttttaaaaagcatatattcaaaataaaatcttttttagtactaatataaaaatacaaattataattataaatttaataatacttaataaaaCATTCATAAGATATATAACAATTAGCATAAAAACATATTTTGtacttataattttgtttggagaaaaataaatgtcGAGCGTACCACGTTTCTAGGTACACgaatcaattataattaatgcATCTTTAATAACTTTCTAATAAAAAGATCTGTAAATTCCTAAGCTTCTTTGACAGTCTACTTAGATTCTCAAGAAACACTGcaagaaataattttgatttataataaataaatataaatatataagctgaatttatatttaatttgctGAAAAATGCATTGAACCAGTGGTATTTGAATAAagcataaacaaataaattcaaatgaaTAATTGATAGTAGTTTGCTGGAAACTAAAGctttgataaatatttgttGAGAGTTTGTGCTAAGTACTGTAAGTACCCGTTTTTCGGATTTAGATATCGAGAGAATAACGAAAAATCCGATGATGAAAATCACAGCTTTCTCGAGTCTAAAAGAGTAGAGGAAAATCGACATCCCAATTAGTGTTACGAAtaattgagttaaatattactttttgCAATATACAATGATAATTTGAGGGTTCTTCTATCCATCTcatcatatttcttttcttctttatgatTTTTCGTTCTTAACGATATGGTTAGgatatgttttttcttttttttttctttttttgatgcTTAGATCTAGATCTGATATTTACCTATAGAAATTTTactttagaaatatatttgcATGCTTAGagtttaaatttgataatctatatgttctttaattatatttgcatGTTAGAATGATTGATTAAATAGTTTGCCatgattttattgaatttatgttGTTTTCATTAGATCAGTatattaggattttgaatttgattactTCTATGTGTTTACATGATTAGACCTAAGTTTTACCATTTTTTCATTAGAATTACATGAATAGGCCTTAAACTATCGATCTTTTAATGTCTTGGATAAAGTTGTCATATTTGGATGAGTCTTTCTTTTGAGTTAATTCCTTACTGTTTGTTTGTTCAAAGCCTATTAATGTTGTTTCTAACTTagaaattagtttatttacttattttgatgtgttttatataagtattaaccattatttttatatttttgttcatGTACATCGATTTTGGGGGAGTTCTAATTATTGTCTGCTTGAATGGCTTAGGATCAATCCTAGAGCCAATTGACTCTATGAACAATCGATCGGCTATATGTAGATCGACTTTGTGACATAGCCAATTGGCTATTCATCTGTTAGTCGCTCGTCTTGTTGATTTTTGAGGATTTTCGCCGATTTCTCACCTATTTATgcatattttttgttaaatttaagcAATTTAGTTTTAAGAGGGTTATAATAAGCTTAgttttcttgctttcttttaCCTTCTActcatatttttatgatttgtaAGTGATGGAAAATGCTTGCTTGTTTGATTGTTAACTAAAAACAATCCATTTAGATTTAAGCTTTAAAATTTGAACTCTGGCATGCAATCTATAGTTGATTAGGTTAAAGAAATAGTAAATTGgc from Ricinus communis isolate WT05 ecotype wild-type chromosome 9, ASM1957865v1, whole genome shotgun sequence harbors:
- the LOC8271791 gene encoding 50S ribosomal protein L13, chloroplastic, with amino-acid sequence MAFLCAPSSITLSSSSSSSSTASTTQRPYTTFIAGSSLLKSKPSVRTSFSASCSRNFTVLSEKTDKKVVPHVPVDQRWMFEEFELNGPDIWNKTWYPKAADHVNTEKPWYVVDATDKILGRLASTIAIYIRGKNLATYTPSVDMGAFVIVVNAEKVAVSGKKRTQKLYRRHSGRPGGMKVETFDQLQQRIPERIIEHAVRGMLPKGRLGRALFNHLKVYKGPDHPHEAQKPIELPIRDKRIQMQK